DNA from Candidatus Methylomirabilota bacterium:
CGCCGACGCGCCGAAGACGTGGAAGGACCTCCTCGACCCGAGGTGGAAGAGCAAGCTCGTCACCGCGCACCCCGGCTACAGCGGCGTCATCGCGACCCACGTGCTGGCGCTCGTCCACCTCCACGGCTGGGAGTACTTCAAGCAGCTCGCGCAGAACCGGCTCATGCTCGTGCAGTCGGCGGTGGATCCCGCGGGCGTCGTCGCGTCGGGCGAACGGGTGGTCGCGGCCAACGGGGGCGACTACTACTACTATCAGATGAAGAAGAAGGGAAACCCGATCGAGGTCGTCTATCCGAAGGAAGGCGTGCCGCTCGTCGTCTCGCCGACCGCGATCGCCGCCTTCGCGCCGCATCCGAACGCCGCCAGGCTCTTCACCGACTTCACGTTCACGCGCGAGCTGCAGCAGGTCATGGCGGACAGCGAGGGCCTCTACACCGGGCACCCCGAGGTGAAGTACCCAACCGACAAGCCGACGCTCTCCGAGCTCAAGCTCCTCTCCGTGGACCCCGAGGAGCTGGAGAAGCGCAACGAGGAGATCAAGAAGCGCTTCGTGGAGTTCTTCGGGGCGTAGCGTGCTGGGGTCCCCGGTGCCCGTGTGATGAAGCCGTTTCGTTTCGGCGTGAACGTTCGGAAGGCGGGGTCGCGCGCCGAATGGGCCGAGACGGCGCGAAGGATCGAGGACCTCGGCTACGCTGTGCTGAGCGTGCCGGATCACCCCGCCGATATCCTTTCGCCGATACCGGCG
Protein-coding regions in this window:
- a CDS encoding extracellular solute-binding protein yields the protein MTKPSLVSSLLAAALVLAAVPSAAQDARVEAARTEGKVVWYTSLALPSAEKVAKLFEAAYPGIKVEVHRTGSQRILQRVMQELQAGLKIVDVIHTSDAGHFVLLKEKKLLAKYTPPGVDRFPAGFKDADGYYYGLRATVNVIAYNTKLVSAADAPKTWKDLLDPRWKSKLVTAHPGYSGVIATHVLALVHLHGWEYFKQLAQNRLMLVQSAVDPAGVVASGERVVAANGGDYYYYQMKKKGNPIEVVYPKEGVPLVVSPTAIAAFAPHPNAARLFTDFTFTRELQQVMADSEGLYTGHPEVKYPTDKPTLSELKLLSVDPEELEKRNEEIKKRFVEFFGA